The proteins below are encoded in one region of Maribacter aestuarii:
- a CDS encoding CIA30 family protein gives MNQDTSALIYNFKNHNNGKPCYIVDDGVMGGLSEGKIIVNQAGNGVFSGYVTTENNGGFSSVRYEMDKKDVSRFSKVVIKLKGDGKEYQFRIKSDASQRYSYVKSFMTSGDWELIRLSFNDFIPMFRRNTLKKPNYQGKIMEEVAFLIGNNRKENFTLEIEKIYLE, from the coding sequence ATGAATCAGGACACATCTGCACTTATTTACAATTTTAAGAATCATAACAATGGTAAGCCGTGTTATATCGTGGATGATGGTGTAATGGGTGGCTTATCCGAAGGAAAAATCATTGTGAACCAAGCAGGGAATGGTGTTTTTAGCGGGTATGTTACAACTGAAAATAATGGTGGCTTTTCATCTGTACGTTATGAAATGGATAAGAAAGACGTCTCCCGGTTCTCTAAGGTAGTTATTAAATTAAAAGGTGATGGTAAGGAGTATCAGTTTCGCATTAAAAGTGACGCCTCTCAGCGATATTCATACGTCAAAAGTTTTATGACGTCAGGGGATTGGGAACTAATAAGGCTATCATTTAATGATTTTATTCCAATGTTTCGAAGAAATACATTGAAAAAACCCAATTATCAAGGGAAAATAATGGAAGAAGTTGCCTTTTTGATTGGAAATAATCGAAAAGAAAATTTTACCTTAGAAATTGAAAAAATCTATCTAGAGTAA
- a CDS encoding DoxX family protein — protein sequence MDYFTVALQCIVAISILNVWLIQNKKPTQWRGGNATTIIEEFKVYGLPVWMCYVVGTLKVILALGLLAAIWYPELREPSALGLAFLLLGSIAMHIKIKDPLKKSFPAFLFLIMCLYIAFPIF from the coding sequence ATGGACTATTTCACAGTTGCACTACAATGTATTGTTGCCATAAGTATTCTCAACGTTTGGTTGATTCAAAATAAGAAACCGACACAATGGCGAGGCGGTAATGCTACCACTATTATCGAGGAGTTCAAAGTGTATGGACTTCCAGTTTGGATGTGCTATGTTGTTGGCACTTTAAAAGTTATTCTTGCCCTAGGGCTTTTGGCTGCAATTTGGTATCCTGAACTTAGAGAACCCTCAGCATTAGGCCTTGCATTCTTATTGCTAGGGTCCATAGCCATGCACATCAAAATTAAAGACCCTTTAAAAAAATCTTTTCCAGCTTTTTTATTTTTAATTATGTGTCTTTACATCGCTTTTCCCATTTTTTAG
- a CDS encoding DoxX family protein: protein MIKALAYLTLFSGFSFLFFGLACFLTKNMKLEFERYGLASYRKTVGALQLIGGLGLLIGMYYSPFLQIFAAAGLSILMLLGFLVRLKIKDTFLQAAPSLFYALLNAYIFYHLLSYW from the coding sequence ATGATAAAGGCATTGGCATACCTGACCTTATTTTCAGGGTTTTCTTTTTTATTCTTTGGATTGGCTTGTTTTTTGACGAAAAATATGAAACTGGAGTTTGAAAGATATGGACTGGCATCCTATCGAAAAACTGTTGGCGCGCTTCAATTAATAGGCGGTTTAGGATTACTCATTGGGATGTACTACTCCCCTTTTTTACAGATTTTTGCTGCGGCCGGACTGTCTATTTTAATGTTGTTAGGATTTCTAGTACGACTTAAGATTAAGGACACCTTTTTACAGGCGGCCCCATCCTTATTTTATGCCTTGCTAAACGCATACATATTCTATCATCTTCTTTCCTATTGGTAG
- a CDS encoding sigma-70 family RNA polymerase sigma factor, protein MRQLKITKQITNRDTKSLEKYFQEISKIDLITADEEVELARRIREGDQVALNKLVNANLRFVVSTAKQYQGSGLRLSDLINEGNIGLVKAAKRFDETRGFKFISYAVWWIRQSILQAMSQQSRMVRLPLNKIGEISKIKKAYSSLEQAYERPPSAIEIANELDMSRSQVKLAMKNSGKHLSMDAPFEEGESGNLYNVMQSKDAPRPDDKMMKDSLSTDINQALKTLPERESEIIRLYYGLGERNPKSLGEIGELFDITRERVRQIREKAIRILRKRSHNKVLQAYL, encoded by the coding sequence ATGAGGCAACTTAAAATCACGAAACAAATTACAAACAGAGATACCAAATCATTAGAAAAATACTTTCAAGAAATATCGAAAATAGATTTAATTACGGCCGACGAGGAAGTAGAACTGGCCAGAAGAATTCGTGAAGGAGATCAAGTTGCCCTAAATAAATTAGTAAACGCAAACTTACGTTTTGTTGTTTCCACCGCAAAACAATACCAGGGAAGCGGTTTAAGACTTTCCGACCTTATCAACGAGGGAAATATAGGATTAGTTAAAGCAGCAAAGCGCTTTGATGAGACTAGAGGTTTCAAGTTTATATCCTACGCGGTATGGTGGATCAGACAGTCCATTTTACAGGCAATGTCCCAACAATCACGTATGGTACGATTGCCATTGAACAAAATTGGGGAAATCAGTAAAATTAAAAAGGCTTATTCGTCTTTAGAACAAGCATACGAACGCCCACCTAGTGCCATTGAGATTGCCAATGAACTGGATATGAGTAGATCTCAAGTTAAATTGGCCATGAAAAACTCGGGCAAGCACTTGTCCATGGATGCTCCTTTTGAGGAGGGCGAATCTGGTAACTTGTATAATGTAATGCAATCCAAAGATGCACCCAGACCAGATGACAAAATGATGAAGGATTCGCTAAGTACCGATATAAATCAAGCTTTGAAAACACTTCCGGAAAGAGAAAGTGAAATTATTCGCCTTTATTACGGCCTTGGTGAAAGAAATCCCAAAAGCCTTGGTGAAATAGGAGAACTTTTTGATATTACCAGGGAGCGCGTACGTCAGATTAGGGAGAAAGCTATTCGAATTCTGAGGAAACGTTCTCATAACAAGGTGCTACAAGCCTATTTGTAG
- a CDS encoding leishmanolysin-related zinc metalloendopeptidase: MKNTLKSSLRIGSSVLVCSALLLASCSQEALPTEETQALPVSQDLTIALKAPSTDPIIIDDLGTDALKTTEAPGVDRGRFNITLSYLLPPTPRQVEVFEAAAARWERIIIKDEPSFTGTLPSAFEGFPALVDEGTVDDIIIEVALAPIDGPGRVLGQAGPRFVRTDDFLTLSGVMFFDVDDLDFLEELDLFEEVIVHEMGHVLGVGTLWNVAPFGFDRTLRGGSDDNPYFLGSKANVFWNAEGGTDELPIEGDFGPGTRFGHWDEAALNNELMTGFLNLGENPLSRITAGSMKDLGYGSASVGESYDLPKGTPGVAAKGSGSNEGLHIASMETLLQPVGFVNMKK, translated from the coding sequence ATGAAAAACACATTAAAAAGTTCCCTGCGAATAGGGAGTAGCGTCTTAGTCTGTAGTGCTTTGCTTTTAGCTTCTTGTTCGCAGGAGGCCTTACCGACCGAGGAGACACAAGCACTACCCGTTTCCCAAGATTTGACCATTGCCTTAAAAGCCCCGTCTACTGACCCCATCATTATTGATGATTTAGGCACAGATGCACTCAAAACAACCGAAGCACCCGGTGTTGACCGAGGACGATTCAACATTACTTTAAGCTACCTACTACCACCAACACCAAGACAAGTAGAGGTCTTTGAAGCTGCGGCAGCACGTTGGGAACGGATCATTATCAAAGACGAGCCATCATTTACAGGTACTCTTCCTTCAGCCTTTGAGGGCTTTCCAGCCTTAGTGGATGAGGGAACGGTTGATGATATTATTATTGAAGTAGCATTGGCCCCTATTGATGGACCTGGTCGTGTTCTAGGTCAAGCTGGACCACGATTTGTGCGTACAGATGATTTCTTAACATTATCGGGTGTTATGTTCTTTGATGTAGATGACTTAGACTTTTTGGAAGAACTGGATTTGTTCGAGGAAGTAATTGTTCATGAAATGGGTCATGTATTAGGTGTAGGTACGCTTTGGAACGTTGCGCCTTTTGGTTTTGACAGAACCCTGAGAGGAGGTTCCGATGATAACCCTTATTTCTTAGGTAGTAAAGCCAATGTATTCTGGAATGCAGAAGGTGGAACTGACGAATTACCTATTGAGGGTGATTTTGGTCCAGGAACTAGATTTGGTCACTGGGATGAAGCCGCGTTGAACAATGAGTTGATGACCGGTTTCTTGAACTTGGGTGAAAATCCGTTGAGTAGAATTACGGCAGGGTCTATGAAGGATCTAGGTTACGGTTCAGCCTCTGTTGGTGAATCTTATGATTTACCCAAAGGTACACCAGGTGTCGCTGCTAAAGGTTCTGGTTCCAATGAAGGACTTCATATTGCTAGTATGGAAACTTTGCTTCAACCCGTTGGTTTTGTGAATATGAAGAAATAG
- a CDS encoding sugar-transfer associated ATP-grasp domain-containing protein codes for MISKRKRQVLLFFFKDKNKKSWSKILRELTSLYMTSKSFPLNYISHLLYRKNVDNYNDYLSLKENSKLLQWSKSLAKKQIVLVQNKLLFAEFLAMNNIPTPPIFFHNSKNQFAYEGKIFEIETKNDFCSFLTKVFREKKIEHIFCKPVDGVKGENIFILRKATHQKIEDDLIDMIFSRSFIFQEVIPQNEVLKMINPSSVNTLRIATYKNEGNEVEILSGLVRVGRTGSIVDNAHKGGIVVPFDKETGKLRDEGLQLIDNGGGIFQKHPDTGIIFENLQLPHYQEVKELVAQVSSLFDFPLLGWDVAITPRGPTIVEVNHDFHLLLSDRTEKGLRKTLSIKKLLEQVQ; via the coding sequence ATGATATCAAAAAGGAAAAGGCAGGTACTGTTATTTTTTTTTAAGGATAAGAATAAGAAAAGTTGGTCTAAAATTTTGAGGGAACTCACATCATTATATATGACCAGTAAGAGCTTCCCATTAAATTACATTTCGCATTTGCTTTATAGGAAAAACGTCGATAATTATAATGATTACCTAAGCCTTAAAGAAAATTCTAAGTTACTTCAATGGTCAAAATCATTGGCAAAAAAACAAATTGTCTTAGTGCAAAATAAATTGCTGTTCGCAGAGTTTTTGGCAATGAACAATATTCCTACTCCCCCAATTTTTTTTCATAATTCAAAAAACCAATTTGCTTACGAGGGAAAAATTTTTGAAATAGAAACTAAAAATGACTTTTGTTCTTTTTTAACGAAAGTTTTTAGAGAAAAGAAAATTGAACATATTTTTTGTAAGCCCGTGGATGGAGTTAAGGGAGAGAATATCTTTATCCTAAGAAAGGCTACCCATCAAAAAATAGAGGATGATTTAATAGACATGATATTTTCCAGGTCATTCATATTTCAGGAAGTTATTCCGCAAAATGAAGTTTTGAAGATGATAAATCCTTCTAGTGTAAATACTTTAAGAATAGCCACTTACAAAAACGAAGGGAATGAAGTGGAAATTCTTTCTGGATTGGTCCGAGTTGGCAGGACCGGGTCTATCGTAGACAATGCCCATAAGGGCGGAATTGTTGTACCATTTGATAAAGAAACAGGTAAACTGCGTGATGAAGGTTTACAACTAATTGATAATGGTGGGGGTATTTTTCAAAAACATCCAGATACAGGCATAATTTTCGAAAACCTACAATTACCACATTATCAAGAAGTTAAGGAATTAGTAGCCCAAGTATCTTCTTTGTTTGATTTCCCTCTTTTAGGTTGGGATGTTGCTATAACCCCAAGAGGTCCTACGATTGTAGAGGTTAATCATGACTTTCATTTGTTATTATCAGATCGTACGGAAAAAGGCCTCAGAAAAACCCTATCTATTAAAAAATTGCTGGAGCAAGTACAATAA
- a CDS encoding GDCCVxC domain-containing (seleno)protein, whose translation MELQLESTITCPKYHHPAKEKMSTTACQFFYECKNCNVLLKPKDGDCCVYCSYGTVKCPPIQSGSSCCN comes from the coding sequence ATGGAGCTACAATTAGAGTCTACAATTACCTGCCCTAAGTACCATCACCCTGCCAAAGAAAAAATGTCCACTACGGCGTGTCAATTTTTCTATGAATGCAAAAATTGTAACGTACTACTAAAACCCAAGGATGGTGATTGTTGTGTTTATTGTTCCTACGGAACGGTAAAATGTCCGCCAATACAAAGTGGGTCTAGTTGCTGTAACTGA
- the merTP gene encoding mercuric transport protein MerTP, producing MNEHKKLMGASVLTTLAASLCCITPIFSLLAGTTGVASTFTWITPYRPYLIGFTVLLLAFAWYQKFKPKTQAEMECACNDEKPKFINSKRFLLLTTLFTGVMLAFPSYYPIFSAKPAASQQIVNGATLNVQEIQVTVEGMTCTGCEAHIESEVNKLEGILNVKADYAAANTIVKYDTTKVDPEKIETAILSTGYKIIR from the coding sequence ATGAATGAACATAAAAAATTAATGGGTGCTTCGGTCCTGACCACGTTAGCGGCATCGCTATGTTGTATTACCCCTATATTTTCATTGTTGGCAGGAACTACGGGTGTGGCATCCACCTTTACTTGGATAACACCTTATAGACCTTATTTAATCGGTTTTACGGTTTTGCTGCTGGCTTTCGCATGGTACCAAAAATTCAAACCCAAAACCCAAGCCGAAATGGAGTGTGCCTGTAATGATGAAAAACCAAAATTTATCAACTCTAAGCGATTTTTGTTATTGACAACCTTATTCACCGGAGTTATGTTGGCATTTCCATCCTACTACCCTATTTTTTCTGCTAAGCCAGCGGCAAGTCAACAAATCGTTAACGGGGCAACATTGAACGTTCAGGAAATCCAGGTAACCGTTGAAGGGATGACCTGTACAGGTTGTGAAGCCCATATTGAAAGTGAAGTCAACAAACTGGAGGGAATATTGAATGTTAAGGCGGATTATGCTGCAGCTAATACTATCGTTAAATACGATACCACCAAGGTAGACCCAGAGAAAATAGAAACCGCCATCTTAAGCACGGGCTACAAAATAATAAGGTAA
- a CDS encoding protein-L-isoaspartate(D-aspartate) O-methyltransferase, whose protein sequence is MKNSITALACFICMIGFGQENFTAKREQMVKTQLIARGINDAATLFAMQNVPRHLFVPDNMKTYAYADRPLPIGAGQTISQPYIVAFMTETLQLKESDMVLEIGTGSGYQAAILAKIVDSVYTIEIVKPLAVQSKDRLKQLGYANVNVKWGDGYHGWPSKAPFDAIIVTAGADSIPQPLIDQLKIGGRMIIPVGPHSYVSHLVLVTKKKNKIIKKKLIPVRFVPFTRQKEPDGNN, encoded by the coding sequence GTGAAAAATAGTATTACTGCCCTAGCATGTTTTATCTGTATGATTGGTTTTGGCCAAGAGAATTTTACGGCCAAAAGGGAGCAAATGGTAAAAACGCAACTTATAGCTAGAGGCATAAATGACGCCGCTACGCTTTTTGCGATGCAAAACGTGCCCCGACATCTTTTTGTTCCCGATAACATGAAGACATATGCCTATGCGGATCGTCCTCTACCTATAGGTGCTGGACAAACCATTTCCCAACCCTATATTGTTGCTTTTATGACCGAGACACTACAGTTAAAAGAAAGCGATATGGTATTGGAAATAGGAACAGGTTCTGGATATCAAGCAGCCATTCTGGCAAAAATTGTAGACTCCGTGTATACTATTGAAATTGTAAAGCCCTTGGCCGTTCAATCCAAAGATCGATTAAAACAGTTGGGCTATGCCAATGTGAATGTAAAATGGGGCGATGGGTATCACGGCTGGCCGTCAAAAGCGCCTTTTGATGCTATTATCGTCACAGCAGGTGCCGACAGCATTCCCCAACCCTTAATAGACCAATTGAAGATCGGTGGAAGGATGATTATACCTGTAGGGCCGCATAGTTACGTGAGCCATTTGGTATTGGTTACAAAAAAGAAAAATAAGATCATCAAGAAAAAATTAATACCTGTGCGCTTTGTACCCTTTACCAGGCAAAAGGAACCTGATGGTAACAACTAA
- a CDS encoding methionine adenosyltransferase has product MSSNIIIGSINDDSVEMAERKGIGHPDTMCDEITEQISKELCQYYIKEFGAIMHHNVDKALLVGGQSKPAYKGGKVIHPISLIIAGRATAHVKDKKIPVEEIAIETAKKWTKKHIRHLDVAKDMKITTNIRPGSTDLVELFKRFGEGEIPLANDTSFGAGFYPKTPLEESIIRIDKLLNDPTTKSKFPFIGEDTKVMGVKEYSKRYFTIAMAMIDTYITDLSDYISKKEAVQEYIIHSLELSDTEVNINTADNYDNESIYLTVTGTSAEHGDDGQVGRGNRINGLITPYHPMSLEATSGKNPLNHTGKIYNYFAMDLSRAIVENNFADYARVFIVSQIGKPIDEPQLLHFQLKNKNTDNKTIERFAKEKLKDLSNYWNRILYQ; this is encoded by the coding sequence ATGTCAAGTAACATTATCATAGGAAGTATTAACGATGATTCTGTTGAGATGGCCGAGCGGAAGGGGATTGGTCATCCCGACACGATGTGCGATGAGATTACCGAGCAAATTTCAAAAGAACTTTGTCAGTATTATATAAAAGAATTTGGTGCCATTATGCACCATAATGTTGATAAGGCCCTTTTAGTTGGTGGGCAATCGAAGCCTGCCTATAAAGGAGGAAAAGTAATACATCCGATATCGCTGATTATTGCAGGTAGGGCTACGGCCCACGTAAAGGATAAAAAAATCCCTGTTGAAGAAATTGCCATTGAAACCGCAAAAAAGTGGACAAAAAAACATATCCGACATCTAGATGTTGCAAAGGATATGAAGATTACTACCAACATACGTCCGGGAAGTACAGATTTGGTCGAGCTGTTTAAGCGTTTCGGTGAAGGTGAAATTCCGTTGGCCAATGACACCTCTTTTGGTGCAGGTTTCTATCCTAAAACACCTTTGGAAGAGAGCATCATTAGGATTGATAAGCTGTTGAACGACCCAACTACTAAAAGTAAATTCCCCTTTATTGGCGAGGACACTAAGGTAATGGGGGTCAAAGAATATTCAAAACGGTATTTTACCATTGCCATGGCCATGATTGACACCTATATCACCGATTTGAGTGATTATATCAGCAAAAAAGAAGCAGTACAAGAATATATCATTCATAGTTTGGAGTTGTCCGATACCGAAGTAAATATCAATACGGCCGATAATTATGATAACGAAAGCATCTATCTTACCGTTACTGGCACAAGTGCCGAACATGGTGATGACGGACAGGTAGGAAGAGGCAATAGAATCAACGGATTAATTACGCCTTACCATCCGATGAGTTTGGAAGCCACGTCGGGAAAAAACCCACTAAATCATACAGGTAAAATATACAACTACTTTGCTATGGACCTTAGTCGTGCAATTGTAGAAAATAATTTTGCCGATTATGCCCGTGTTTTTATCGTATCGCAAATTGGTAAACCCATAGACGAGCCACAGCTTTTACACTTTCAACTAAAAAACAAGAATACCGATAACAAAACCATAGAACGTTTTGCCAAAGAAAAGCTCAAAGACCTTTCTAACTATTGGAATCGAATACTATATCAATAG
- a CDS encoding APC family permease: MKKPNSIGFFTATAVVIANMIGAGIFTSLGFQLVDTTNTLSIIILWSLGALMALCGALSYAELGTYWQRSGGEYHFLSKAFHPALGYLSGWVSLTIGFSAPIALSGMALGEYVAPYIELPSMVLAMATIFIISLLHSLSIKRSGTLQNTTTLLKVALILFFIYFGVTKTPEVSAYLWDQSWKKEVLLPAFAVSFVYVTFSYSGWNAAAYIVDEIREPRKNLPKALLLGTVTVSFLYLLLNFVFIRQNSLEAIKGKLEIGQITAISLFGEAGGELMSFGIALMLISSISAMVWVGPRVTQVMAEDHRLWKWFSKKTKNKVPLRAIWLQTGITFILLVTGTFEQVMIYSGFVLQLFAALAVAGLFVLRRKNTTKKGFRSPLFPLPQIIFLVLSVWVLVYLVFAQPLETGLGLLNLILGFVVYKSEGFYSKKKPI; the protein is encoded by the coding sequence ATGAAAAAGCCTAATTCCATAGGGTTTTTTACTGCTACGGCTGTGGTTATAGCGAATATGATAGGCGCTGGTATTTTCACCAGTTTGGGCTTTCAATTAGTAGATACCACAAATACGTTGTCGATTATTATTTTGTGGTCATTAGGTGCGTTGATGGCACTATGTGGTGCTTTGAGCTATGCGGAACTTGGAACGTACTGGCAACGATCGGGTGGGGAATACCATTTCCTTTCTAAAGCATTTCACCCTGCTTTAGGGTATTTATCGGGATGGGTATCGCTGACTATCGGGTTTTCTGCACCCATAGCACTATCCGGTATGGCTCTAGGTGAATATGTTGCACCCTATATCGAACTCCCTAGTATGGTTTTGGCTATGGCTACTATTTTTATCATCAGTTTGCTGCATTCACTAAGCATTAAAAGGAGCGGCACGTTACAAAATACAACGACCTTACTAAAGGTAGCGCTCATTTTGTTTTTCATCTATTTTGGGGTGACGAAGACTCCTGAAGTATCTGCTTATCTATGGGATCAAAGCTGGAAAAAAGAAGTCCTTCTACCGGCCTTTGCGGTATCCTTCGTGTATGTTACATTTTCTTATTCAGGCTGGAATGCAGCGGCTTACATTGTTGACGAAATCCGAGAGCCTCGTAAGAATTTACCAAAAGCATTGCTTTTGGGCACTGTGACGGTGAGCTTCCTTTACTTGTTGTTAAACTTTGTCTTCATAAGACAAAATTCACTGGAAGCTATTAAAGGCAAATTGGAAATCGGTCAGATCACGGCCATTTCGCTTTTCGGGGAAGCAGGGGGAGAGCTTATGAGTTTCGGCATTGCTTTGATGCTGATTTCAAGTATAAGCGCCATGGTATGGGTTGGTCCCAGGGTAACACAAGTAATGGCCGAAGATCATCGCTTATGGAAATGGTTTTCTAAAAAAACAAAAAACAAGGTTCCTTTACGTGCCATTTGGCTACAAACGGGAATAACGTTTATATTATTAGTAACCGGCACTTTTGAACAGGTGATGATTTACAGCGGTTTTGTACTGCAATTGTTTGCAGCTTTAGCTGTAGCAGGACTATTTGTTCTGAGGCGAAAAAATACCACAAAAAAGGGCTTCAGAAGTCCTCTTTTTCCGCTACCACAAATTATCTTTCTGGTCCTGAGTGTATGGGTGCTGGTGTATCTTGTATTTGCGCAACCCTTAGAAACCGGTTTAGGGCTTCTTAACCTGATATTAGGCTTTGTGGTATATAAATCCGAGGGTTTCTATAGCAAGAAAAAGCCTATCTAA
- a CDS encoding DUF6642 family protein — MLAKRRQVPQEYPVDAEKFIYCLEAVDDIETEIVSEVQENLKQLAMQYGVASIYKTCDTIEGLEASLNALVMDDHHFKDYEIIYLVITGEANSICLNDYYYSLQEIAELFEGKLKGKIVHFSNAKVLDLDEEEAQYFLDITNAKAVSGYGTSFNGISSSILDKAFFNLFKEDDDMFEVVEELHRRHYNACTVLDFRLYY, encoded by the coding sequence TTGCTAGCGAAAAGACGACAAGTACCCCAAGAATACCCTGTAGATGCAGAGAAATTCATTTATTGCTTAGAAGCAGTGGATGATATAGAAACGGAGATAGTTTCCGAAGTACAGGAAAATCTGAAACAATTGGCCATGCAATATGGAGTAGCCAGTATTTATAAAACATGCGACACCATTGAAGGCCTAGAAGCTAGTTTAAATGCATTGGTCATGGATGACCATCATTTTAAAGACTATGAAATCATCTACTTGGTTATTACAGGTGAAGCAAATAGTATTTGTCTAAATGACTACTACTATAGTCTACAGGAAATTGCAGAACTTTTTGAGGGAAAGTTAAAAGGAAAGATTGTGCATTTTTCAAATGCAAAGGTGCTAGATCTGGACGAAGAAGAAGCACAATATTTTTTGGATATCACCAACGCAAAAGCGGTTTCTGGCTATGGCACTAGCTTTAATGGAATAAGCAGCTCAATTCTTGATAAGGCATTCTTTAACTTGTTCAAAGAAGATGATGATATGTTCGAGGTTGTGGAGGAGTTGCATCGTAGGCATTATAATGCCTGCACAGTGCTGGATTTTAGATTGTATTATTAA